In Streptomyces sp. 840.1, one DNA window encodes the following:
- the dprA gene encoding DNA-processing protein DprA encodes MTGHGSGTSRRAADAAHGPRAEGQPPATAANDGERPVWVSGGANDGERPVRAAGGVSEGERLARAALSRVLEPGDERGGRWLRECGAGELLRRITARDGSAERLSGMTARRLAGYRLRAEAAEPARDLAAVAEAGGRFVCPGDREWPSQLDDLGDGRPTGLWVRGRPDLRLWALRSVAVVGARACTPYGAHMAASLGAGLAERGWVVVSGAAFGVDGAAHRGALAAGGATAAVLACGVDVAYPRGHAELIGRVVEQGLVIGELPPAEHPTRSRFILRNRVIAALTRGTVVVEAEYRSGSLVTARCAQRLGRFTMGVPGPATSGLSAGVHELLRGEGVLVTDASEVVELVGDMGDLAPPRRGPVLPRDLLDTGCARVLDALPARGVVDGREVARTAGTSADEALAKLYELHSLGFVERHGDGWQLTRRPTCNDDARRGGT; translated from the coding sequence GTGTCCGGTGGGGCGAATGACGGGGAGCGGCCGGTGCGGGCTGCCGGCGGGGTGAGTGAGGGGGAGCGGCTTGCGCGGGCCGCGTTGAGCCGGGTCCTGGAGCCGGGGGACGAACGGGGCGGCCGCTGGCTGCGGGAGTGCGGCGCCGGAGAACTGCTGCGGCGGATCACGGCCCGCGACGGATCGGCCGAGCGGCTGAGCGGTATGACGGCGAGGCGTCTGGCCGGCTACCGGCTGCGGGCGGAGGCGGCCGAACCCGCGCGGGACCTGGCGGCGGTGGCCGAGGCCGGCGGGCGCTTCGTCTGTCCGGGCGACCGCGAGTGGCCGAGCCAGCTGGACGACCTGGGCGACGGCCGGCCGACCGGGCTCTGGGTGCGGGGGAGGCCCGATCTGCGGCTCTGGGCACTGCGTTCGGTCGCGGTGGTCGGGGCCCGCGCCTGCACCCCGTACGGCGCGCACATGGCGGCGAGCCTCGGTGCCGGTCTCGCGGAGCGGGGGTGGGTGGTCGTCTCGGGTGCGGCGTTCGGGGTCGACGGGGCCGCTCACCGGGGAGCCCTCGCCGCGGGTGGGGCGACGGCGGCGGTGCTGGCCTGCGGGGTGGACGTCGCGTACCCCCGCGGACATGCCGAACTGATCGGGCGCGTGGTCGAACAGGGGCTCGTCATCGGTGAACTGCCGCCGGCCGAACACCCCACCCGCAGCCGGTTCATCCTCCGGAACCGGGTGATCGCCGCGTTGACGAGGGGGACCGTGGTGGTGGAGGCCGAGTACCGCAGCGGTTCACTGGTCACGGCACGCTGCGCCCAGCGGCTCGGCCGCTTCACGATGGGTGTTCCCGGGCCCGCCACCAGCGGTCTGTCGGCAGGCGTCCATGAACTCCTGCGGGGAGAGGGGGTGCTGGTGACGGATGCCTCGGAAGTCGTCGAACTGGTCGGTGACATGGGGGACCTCGCCCCGCCCCGACGCGGGCCGGTGCTGCCGCGCGACCTGCTGGACACCGGCTGCGCCCGGGTTCTCGACGCACTGCCGGCCCGCGGCGTCGTCGACGGGCGCGAGGTGGCCCGCACCGCCGGAACGAGCGCCGACGAGGCCCTCGCCAAGCTGTACGAACTGCACTCACTGGGGTTCGTCGAACGTCATGGCGATGGATGGCAGTTGACGCGACGGCCGACTTGCAATGACGACGCGCGGCGAGGCGGTACTTGA